The following proteins are co-located in the Hydrogenophaga sp. RAC07 genome:
- a CDS encoding c-type cytochrome yields MPLSVFFRRTALLMALLLPAWAALAAGPAPNSAAHTVPDTMAQRLLACTVCHGEQGRATNAGYFPRIAGKPAGYLYNQLVHFRAGRRNNEGMTSLLDSLSDTYLREIAAHFASLDLPYPAPQRSDATPAVLQRGEALALRGDPARDLPACVACHGQALTGVNPAIPGLLGLPRDYLIGQLGAWQTGLRRASAPDCMGHVAQRLSGGDVSAVASWLASQPLPANTHPAPGTAQPLPLRCGSEG; encoded by the coding sequence GCCCCTCTCTGTGTTTTTCCGCCGCACCGCCCTCCTGATGGCGCTGCTCCTGCCCGCCTGGGCTGCGCTGGCCGCCGGGCCCGCCCCCAACAGTGCGGCCCACACCGTGCCCGACACCATGGCCCAGCGCCTGCTCGCCTGCACCGTGTGCCACGGCGAGCAGGGACGCGCCACCAACGCAGGGTACTTTCCGCGCATCGCCGGCAAGCCCGCGGGTTACCTCTACAACCAGCTGGTGCACTTTCGCGCCGGTCGCCGCAACAACGAGGGCATGACGTCGCTGCTCGATTCGCTGAGCGACACCTACCTGCGCGAGATCGCGGCGCATTTCGCCAGCCTGGACCTGCCCTACCCGGCGCCGCAGCGCAGCGACGCAACACCCGCCGTGCTGCAACGGGGCGAGGCCCTGGCGCTGCGCGGCGACCCGGCGCGCGACCTGCCAGCCTGCGTGGCGTGCCATGGCCAGGCCCTCACCGGCGTGAACCCGGCCATCCCGGGTCTGCTCGGTCTGCCGCGCGACTACCTCATCGGCCAGCTCGGTGCCTGGCAAACCGGCCTGCGCCGCGCCAGCGCGCCCGACTGCATGGGTCACGTGGCCCAGCGCCTGAGCGGCGGCGACGTGAGCGCGGTGGCGAGCTGGCTCGCCAGCCAGCCGCTGCCGGCCAACACCCACCCTGCGCCCGGCACGGCCCAGCCGCTGCCCCTGCGCTGCGGCAGCGAGGGTTGA